A window of Sphingobacterium kitahiroshimense genomic DNA:
CCCACAACTGGTGAGGATGCAAATCATTCAATAAGAAGTTACCTTCAGTTAGCATTAAAATGATAAAATAAATAATGAAGATAAATACAATACTTACAGTAACGATGAAACTGGATTTCTCAAATTTCAAGTGCATAAAGTAAGCTACAATATAGTAAGCTTTTACTAATGTTAATACAATATAGATGGTATTAACTAAAGCACCTTTTGCTAAGATTTGCCAATGATGAACAAACCCCAATGCGATTAAGAATTCGACAGCAGTTAATGCTAAAAGGACGAAGAAAATTCTCCAGATACCCTTTTTGTCCATTCCTTCTCCGTGTCCGTGCTCCTCATGAGCAATATTATCGTGATGTTGTGACATAGCTTTTCTAAAATTAAAAACTTATAATTATACTAAATAGAAGAATGTAAATACAAACACCCAAACTAAATCCACAAAGTGCCAGTATAAACCTACTTTTTCAATCATTAAATACGAACCGCGATTCTCGAATGTGTTATTCAAAGTCATGCACAGGACGATAATATTTAAGATAATACCTACAGTAACGTGAAAACCGTGAAAACCTGTGATCGTAAAGAACAGATTGGCAAACTGCAACGCTGAAGTATAGGAGATATCATGTGTAAAATACGGTTGCAAAGCATCTTTAATAGCATCACCCTCTAAACCTGTAGCCGGGTTTTGACCAAACCAGAAACCAGCATGGTGTAAGTGAGTCCACTCAATCGCTTGACAGCCTACGAAAGCAATACCACCAAGTATTGTCCATAACATCCATTTTACGACTTCATTTTTTGAGTTACGATGCCCTGCTTCTACAGCTAAAACCATAGTCACAGAAGACATAATCAAAATAAAAGTCATAATACCAACGAACACTAAAGGTTGTCCGTGTTCTGCAATACCTGGTATAGATTGGAAAATCT
This region includes:
- a CDS encoding cytochrome C oxidase subunit IV family protein encodes the protein MSQHHDNIAHEEHGHGEGMDKKGIWRIFFVLLALTAVEFLIALGFVHHWQILAKGALVNTIYIVLTLVKAYYIVAYFMHLKFEKSSFIVTVSIVFIFIIYFIILMLTEGNFLLNDLHPHQLWENK
- a CDS encoding cytochrome c oxidase subunit 3, with translation MSTTVSQLDKVKTGPWNGGKSPWNLEYGKIMMWFFLVGDAFTFSAFLVYYGTQRFAHSTWPDADKIFQSIPGIAEHGQPLVFVGIMTFILIMSSVTMVLAVEAGHRNSKNEVVKWMLWTILGGIAFVGCQAIEWTHLHHAGFWFGQNPATGLEGDAIKDALQPYFTHDISYTSALQFANLFFTITGFHGFHVTVGIILNIIVLCMTLNNTFENRGSYLMIEKVGLYWHFVDLVWVFVFTFFYLV